A stretch of the Ostrea edulis chromosome 9, xbOstEdul1.1, whole genome shotgun sequence genome encodes the following:
- the LOC125660331 gene encoding uncharacterized protein LOC125660331 yields the protein MACSTEQSVMACSTEQSVMACSTEQSVMACSTEQSVMACSTEQCVMACFTEQCVMACSTEQSGDMIACSPEQSEDMMVCSTEQSVMACSTERCVMACFTKQSLMACSTEQSEDMMACSTEQSGDMMPCSTEQSGDMMACSPEQSEDMMVCSTEQSVMACSTEQCVMACSTEQSGDMIACSTEQSGDIMACSTEQSGDMVACPTGQSVMVCSTEQST from the coding sequence ATGGCGTGCTCTACAGAACAGTCTGTGATGGCGTGCTCTACAGAACAGTCTGTGATGGCGTGCTCTACAGAACAGTCTGTGATGGCGTGCTCTACAGAACAGTCTGTGATGGCGTGCTCTACAGAACAGTGTGTGATGGCGTGCTTTACAGAACAGTGTGTGATGGCGTGCTCTACAGAACAGTCTGGGGACATGATAGCGTGCTCTCCAGAACAGTCTGAGGACATGATGGTGTGCTCTACAGAACAGTCTGTGATGGCGTGCTCTACAGAACGGTGTGTGATGGCGTGCTTTACAAAACAGTCTTTGATGGCGTGCTCTACAGAACAGTCTGAGGACATGATGGCGTGCTCTACAGAACAGTCTGGGGACATGATGCCGTGTTCTACAGAACAGTCTGGAGACATGATGGCGTGCTCTCCAGAACAGTCTGAGGACATGATGGTGTGCTCTACAGAACAGTCTGTGATGGCGTGCTCTACAGAACAGTGTGTGATGGCGTGCTCTACAGAACAGTCTGGGGACATGATAGCGTGCTCAACTGAACAGTCTGGGGACATTATGGCGTGCTCTACAGAACAGTCTGGGGACATGGTGGCGTGCCCTACAGGACAGTCTGTGATGGTGTGTTCTACAGAACAGTCAACATGA
- the LOC125657681 gene encoding 5-hydroxytryptamine receptor 4-like, which yields MSNDSLSTTPNCTAELADKAGPPPHYIRDTRVVIGLLLSLFPVLTLIGNVLVIVAVFTHKRLRSITNVFVVSLSVADALVAILVMPFAVYLQINNNEWNLGSTVCTIYTCFDVMSTTSSIMHLSCLAVDRYLAICRPFLHERLNNKIVATMVASCWVLPAIIAYIPILEKWNHIGIEDYIFCLGDSVCQLIVNIPFAIICSTIAFYIPAVFMIISNVKIYLAASKQAHHIRSLEASVHCKRRNSKFKHETKAAKTIGIIMGCFCVCWFPFFIMNIIDPIIGHKIEYIPWTIALWLGYLNSMLNPFLYYNFNKSFKMAFRRILTCKLCRGVSEWEDEMPVSQSEMMINNQTIHHLGHTHTGNGFSTLPTELSHLNANTI from the coding sequence ATGTCCAACGATTCACTTAGCACAACTCCTAACTGCACCGCTGAGTTAGCAGACAAGGCTGGTCCGCCGCCCCATTATATCCGGGATACTCGTGTAGTGATTGGGCTGTTGTTGTCCCTGTTTCCAGTGCTCACTTTGATCGGCAATGTACTGGTTATCGTGGCCGTGTTTACCCACAAACGCTTACGGTCGATTACAAACGTCTTCGTGGTTTCTCTCTCGGTTGCCGACGCTCTGGTAGCCATCTTGGTGATGCCGTTTGCGGTGTATCTGCAAATCAACAACAACGAGTGGAATTTGGGGTCAACCGTCTGCACAATCTATACGTGCTTTGACGTCATGTCCACTACTTCTTCCATCATGCATTTGTCATGTTTGGCTGTTGATCGGTACTTGGCTATCTGTCGACCATTCCTTCACGAAAGACTCAACAACAAAATAGTAGCAACCATGGTTGCCTCTTGTTGGGTACTTCCGGCGATTATAGCCTATATTCCCATTTTGGAGAAATGGAATCATATAGGGATAGAGGACTACATTTTCTGTTTAGGAGATTCGGTGTGTCAGCTGATTGTCAATATACCATTCGCCATCATTTGTTCCACTATAGCATTCTACATTCCGGCCGTGTTTATGATAATATCCAATGTGAAGATTTATCTCGCAGCAAGTAAGCAAGCGCATCATATTCGTAGTCTGGAAGCTTCGGTCCACTGCAAGCGCAGGAACAGTAAATTCAAACACGAAACTAAAGCTGCGAAGACTATAGGAATTATCATGGGTTGTTTCTGTGTGTGCTGGTTTCCGTTCTTCATTATGAACATTATAGATCCAATTATAGGACATAAGATAGAGTACATACCATGGACTATAGCGTTGTGGTTAGGCTATTTAAACTCTATGTTGAATCCATTTTTGTATTATAATTTCAATAAGTCTTTCAAGATGGCATTTCGTCGTATATTAACATGTAAATTGTGCAGGGGTGTGAGCGAGTGGGAGGATGAAATGCCCGTCAGTCAATCGGAAATGATGATAAACAACCAGACGATTCACCATCTCGGTCATACTCACACAGGCAACGGATTTTCAACTTTACCAACAGAACTTTCGCATCTCAATGCCAATACAATATGA